One genomic window of Roseofilum reptotaenium CS-1145 includes the following:
- a CDS encoding GvpL/GvpF family gas vesicle protein, whose protein sequence is MYTYALIKTPETPLELPPGLVGDLEVVATGTLAAITEPQLSPTKMEALVQDDRLLEQAYLHYGVVVCDLFAKTTILPLKFYHCFRDRAALEEHLTTHQDQYLKTLNTLDGKGEYILKAFPKPLELPPLDKEQKGKAYFLAKKQRYQQQQEYQQQQDLQWETLTEQVLALYPEAIIPEPQDDKWQLFWLGDKNGRSLLEQHLSTWQELCPDWDLNLSDPIPPYDFLA, encoded by the coding sequence ATGTATACTTACGCTTTAATTAAAACGCCAGAAACACCTCTAGAACTGCCTCCGGGATTGGTTGGAGATTTGGAGGTGGTTGCGACTGGGACGTTAGCTGCGATTACTGAGCCACAACTATCGCCAACTAAAATGGAAGCGCTGGTGCAAGACGATCGCCTTCTAGAACAAGCTTATCTTCATTATGGGGTTGTGGTCTGTGATTTATTTGCCAAAACCACGATTTTACCTCTGAAGTTTTACCATTGTTTTCGCGATCGCGCCGCCCTAGAAGAGCATCTTACCACCCATCAAGACCAGTATCTAAAAACCCTCAATACCTTAGACGGGAAAGGGGAATATATCTTAAAGGCATTTCCCAAACCTCTAGAGCTTCCCCCTTTAGATAAGGAACAAAAGGGAAAAGCCTATTTTCTGGCGAAGAAACAACGATATCAGCAGCAGCAAGAGTATCAACAGCAGCAAGATTTACAATGGGAAACGCTGACGGAGCAAGTGCTGGCACTGTATCCAGAGGCTATTATTCCCGAACCGCAAGACGATAAATGGCAACTGTTTTGGTTAGGAGACAAGAATGGGCGATCGCTCTTAGAACAACACCTGTCCACCTGGCAAGAACTGTGCCCAGACTGGGATTTGAACCTCAGCGATCCCATTCCTCCCTACGATTTTTTGGCATGA